A single window of Bufo bufo chromosome 10, aBufBuf1.1, whole genome shotgun sequence DNA harbors:
- the LOC120980064 gene encoding olfactory receptor 10C1-like, whose product MCEDNYTAVNHVILHGFKNLYDYKYNIFLFLVLLVIFIVILVGNLLVIVLVSVCQHLKHPMYFFLKNLAISDILFTSNILPALLHIILWGSDHLSITGCILQYYLHSFLAFTQSFLLTIMSYDRYMAICHPLRYASFMNTRNCLCLVCFSWIFSYILISSEIIFIFQLQFCHSSDIDNFFCDIAQILEISSSDNSIIIWEDLVICFLTIFFPFLFVVVSYICIFVTILNISSVTGRKKAFATCSSHLVIVSIYYGTLITIYMVPARDNSRNQIKFKSLIYTVLTPFINPIVYSLRNQEILESLKLVIKHVRAEKS is encoded by the coding sequence ATGTGTGAAGACAATTACACCGCTGTAAATCATGTTATTCTCCATGGATTCAAAAACCTTTATGACTACAAATATAATATTTTCTTGTTCCTTGTCTTACTTGTCATTTTCATTGTTATATTGGTTGGAAATCTTCTTGtcattgttttggtttcagtctgTCAGCATCTTAAACATCCCATGTACTTCTTCCTTAAGAATCTAGCAATCTCTGACATATTATTCACATCAAATATTCTACCAGCACTGTTACATATCATACTGTGGGGGAGTGATCACTTATCTATAACTGGATGCATTCTTCAGTACTATTTACATAGCTTTCTTGCATTTACACAGTCATTCCTACTAACCATTATGTCCTATGATCGATACATGGCTATCTGTCACCCATTACGCTATGCCTCTTTCATGAATACTAGAAATTGTCTttgccttgtgtgtttttcttggATCTTTTCTTACATTCTTATTTCAAgtgaaattatttttatattccaGCTTCAGTTTTGTCATTCGAGTGACATTGACAATTTCTTTTGTGACATAGCACAAATTCTTGAAATTTCATCTTCAGACAATTCGATAATAATTTGGGAAGACTTGGTAATCTGCTTTCTTACTATCTTTTTTCCATTTCTATTTGTTGTTGTATCTTATATCTGCATCTTTGTTACCATCCTCAACATTTCCTCTGTTACTGGAAGAAAAAAGGCATTCGCCACCTGTAGCTCTCACCTAGTGATTGTCTCCATCTACTATGGCACTCTGATCACTATATATATGGTGCCAGCCAGAGATAATTCTCGGAATCAAATAAAGTTTAAGTCTTTAATCTATACAGTGTTAACGCCATTTATTAATCCTATTGTATACAGTTTGAGAAACCAAGAGATATTGGAGAGTTTAAAGCTTGTCATTAAGCATGTTCGAGCAGAGAAATCATGA